A stretch of Cucumis sativus cultivar 9930 chromosome 2, Cucumber_9930_V3, whole genome shotgun sequence DNA encodes these proteins:
- the LOC105434664 gene encoding EG45-like domain containing protein: MSNPLFLSRRCLFSIFFIAHLFHLSHGDVGTATTYGPPYTPTACFGNDLSMFPTNNMFGAAGEGIWDNGAACGRQYRVSCFSSAVPDSCVSDQTIMITIVDRAVSTSSKALVADTTMTLSRMAYKVIVQKNTPLVTVEYTQN; the protein is encoded by the exons ATGTCGAATCCTCTGTTTCTCTCGCGACGATGCctcttctccatcttcttcatcgCTCACCTCTTCCACCTATCCCATGGAGATGTCGGCACTGCAACAACTTATGGTCCTCCTTACACAC CCACCGCTTGTTTCGGAAACGATCTGTCGATGTTTCCGACGAACAACATGTTCGGGGCAGCCGGAGAAGGAATATGGGACAATGGAGCGGCTTGTGGAAGACAATACCGAGTGAGTTGCTTTAGTTCCGCCGTACCGGACTCGTGTGTTTCTGATCAGACGATTATGATCACGATCGTGGATCGTGCGGTTTCGACGTCTTCGAAAGCATTGGTGGCGGATACAACGATGACGTTGTCAAGGATGGCGTATAAAGTGATCGTTCAAAAAAATACGCCGCTGGTGACCGTCGAATACACGCA gaattga
- the LOC101220427 gene encoding probable 1-deoxy-D-xylulose-5-phosphate synthase, chloroplastic, which produces MGTASTGYPFGTAVHSYGNSALLSRKLEFSRSNFPFPAEFSRINPNSGSVFHFSSKSSVCKIHSLPDIDNIFWDKVPTPLLDVIDNPIHLKNLSLKELKQLAEEIRSELASFLSNVPASYKASLAVVELTVALHHVFHAPVDKILWDAGEETYAHKILTGRRPLMSTLYKKNGLSGSTSRLESEFDPFGAAHGCNSVSAGLGMAVARDIKGKRERIVTIINNLSTMTGQIYEAMSNVGYLDSNMIVILNDSRHSLHPKLDDGSKTSVSALSSTLSRLQSSKSFRKFREAAKGVTKRIGKGMHELAAKVDQYARGMMGPSGSTLFEELGLYYIGPVDGHNMEDLICVLQEVASLDSMGPVLVHVVTEENYSEGYKRVAGRQLDGLYNIDPLLYGIDSRTYGDCFAEALVVEAEKDKSIVTVHAGMQMEPSIQLFRERFPDKFFDVGMAEQHAVTFAAGLSCGGLKPFCVIPSAFLQRAYDQVVHDVDQQRIPVRFVITSAGLVGSDGPTQCGAFDITYMSCLPNMIVMAPSDENELVHMVATAARIDDQPVCFRYPRGSIVTTNNLALEGVPIEIGKGRVLAEGKDIALLGYGAMVQNCLNARALLSKFGVEVTVADARFCKPLDIALLRQLCDNHAFLITVEEGSVGGFGSHVAQFIALDGRLDGRVKWRPIVLPDNYIEQASPQQQLSLAGLTGNHIAATALSLLGRPREALLMMC; this is translated from the exons ATGGGTACAGCTTCAACTGGGTACCCATTTGGAACTGCTGTTCATTCATATGGAAACTCTGCACTTTTATCTCGTAAATTGGAATTCTCGCGCTCTAATTTCCCTTTCCCTGCTGAATTTTCAAGAATCAATCCAAACTCCGGCTctgttttccatttttcttccaaG TCATCAGTTTGTAAGATCCATAGTTTACCTGACATTGATAATATCTTCTGGGATAAAGTTCCAACGCCGCTACTTGATGTGATTGATAATCCTATCCATTTGAAGAATTTGTCTCTTAAG GAATTGAAACAATTAGCGGAAGAAATTCGTTCAGAATTGgcttcctttctttcaaacGTACCAGCATCTTATAAGGCCAGTTTGGCAGTTGTGGAGCTAACTGTTGCCTTGCACCATGTTTTCCATGCTCCAGTGGACAAGATACTGTGGGATGCAGGAGAAGAG ACCTATGCACACAAGATTCTTACCGGAAGACGACCTCTCATGAGTACATTGTATAAAAAGAATGGTCTTTCTGGGTCCACATCAAGGTTGGAAAGTGAATTTGATCCATTTGGTGCTGCACATGGCTGCAATAGTGTATCTGCTGGACTTG GCATGGCAGTAGCAAGGGATATAAAAGGTAAACGTGAAAGAATAGTTACGATAATTAACAATTTGTCAACTATGACGGGGCAAATATACGAAGCAATGAGTAATGTGGGGTATTTGGACTCAAATATGATAGTGATATTAAATGACAGTCGGCATTCTTTACACCCAAAACTTGATGATGGCTCTAAGACATCTGTTAGTGCTTTGTCTAGCACCCTCAGCAGGCTCCAGTCCAGCAAATCCTTTCGAAAGTTTCGTGAAGCCGCTAAG GGTGTAACTAAAAGAATTGGTAAGGGAATGCATGAATTGGCTGCCAAGGTTGACCAATATGCTCGCGGCATGATGGGTCCCTCAGGATCAACCCTTTTTGAAGAACTTGGACTCTATTATATAGGCCCTGTTGATGGCCACAATATGGAGGACCTCATTTGTGTTTTACAAGAAGTTGCATCACTTGATTCAATGGGTCCAGTATTGGTACATGTGGTAACTGAAGAAAACTATTCAGAAGGTTACAAGAGGGTTGCAGGCAGGCAACTGGATG GTTTATATAACATAGACCCATTGCTGTACGGAATTGATTCTCGAACGTATGGCGATTGTTTTGCGGAGGCTTTAGTTGTGGAGGCGGAAAAGGACAAAAGCATTGTGACAGTGCATGCTGGGATGCAGATGGAGCCATCAATTCAACTGTTTAGGGAAAGATTTCCTGATAAGTTCTTTGATGTGGGTATGGCTGAGCAACACGCAGTTACATTTGCTGCTGGTTTGTCATGTGGTGGATTGAAGCCATTTTGTGTAATTCCTTCGGCTTTCTTACAGAGAGCATACGATCAG GTGGTGCATGATGTCGATCAACAGAGAATTCCTGTACGTTTTGTCATTACCAGTGCTGGATTGGTAGGATCTGATGGTCCTACACAATGTGGTGCATTTGATATAACATATATGTCGTGCTTGCCAAACATGATTGTCATGGCACCATCAGATGAGAATGAGCTAGTGCACATGGTTGCCACGGCAGCACGCATTGATGATCAACCAGTATGCTTTCGATATCCAAGAGGCTCCATTGTCACCACTAACAACCTTGCCCTTGAAGGGGTTCCGATTGAA ATTGGAAAAGGGAGGGTTCTTGCTGAGGGTAAGGATATTGCTTTGCTTGGGTATGGTGCAATGGTTCAGAACTGCCTTAATGCTCGGGCCCTTCTCTCAAAGTTCGGTGTCGAGGTTACAGTTGCTGATGCAAGGTTCTGCAAGCCACTTGACATAGCACTTCTCCGACAACTCTGTGATAACCATGCATTTCTAATCACAGTTGAGGAAGGTTCAGTCGGAGGCTTTGGATCTCATGTTGCACAATTCATTGCCCTCGATGGACGGCTGGATGGAAGAGTCAAG TGGCGGCCAATAGTTCTACCAGATAATTACATAGAGCAGGCATCGCCACAACAACAGCTCTCCCTTGCTGGGTTGACTGGAAATCACATTGCTGCAACGGCATTAAGCTTGCTCGGTCGTCCCCGGGAAGCATTACTTATGATGTGTTAG
- the LOC101210590 gene encoding ammonium transporter 3 member 1, with the protein MSNIIVPLPANLVTDVGDPGWMSKGDNAWQMTAATLVGLQSVPGLIILYGGAVKKKWAINSAFMALYAFACVLVCWVGWGYRLSFGEKLAPFWGKLNVALDQEYLLAPGFAGKFPTATMVFFQFVFAAITLVLIAGALLGRMNFYAWMLFVPLWLTFSYTFVAFSIWSPGGFFAKMGLIDYSGGYVIHLSSGVAGFTAAYWVGPRLSKDRESFPPNNILLMLAGAGLLWMGWTGFNGGDPYAANIDASLAVLNTHVCTATSLLTWLIFDIIFFRKPSVIGAVQGMITGLVCITPAAGVVQGWAAIIMGVLSGSIPWFTMMVVHKKSAILQKVDDTMAVLHTHAIAGSLGGILSGIFAEPHLNNIFYGNYNKYIGLFYGFNTKQVKLGFRQLGVQLLGIIFVTLLNIIVTSLICVLLQYIVPLRMSEEDMAIGDEAAHGEEAYAIWGQGEKMDSSKYDIEAPVSAKHRHAAGQVEMT; encoded by the exons ATGAGCAATATTATTGTCCCTCTACCGGCCAACCTTGTGACAGACGTAGGTGATCCAGGATGGATGAGCAAAGGGGACAACGCATGGCAGATGACTGCGGCGACGTTAGTTGGACTACAAAGCGTACCAGGACTAATAATCCTATACGGGGGAGCGGTTAAGAAGAAATGGGCCATAAACTCAGCGTTTATGGCTCTATATGCGTTTGCCTGTGTGTTGGTGTGTTGGGTTGGGTGGGGTTATCGGTTGTCGTTTGGGGAAAAACTGGCGCCGTTTTGGGGGAAGTTGAATGTGGCATTGGATCAAGAGTATCTGTTGGCACCAGGTTTTGCTGGGAAGTTTCCAACCGCAACAATggtgttttttcaatttgtgttTGCGGCAATTACATTGGTTTTGATTGCTGGGGCTTTGCTTGGGCGTATGAATTTTTATGCTTGGATGTTGTTTGTGCCACTTTGGCTTACGTTTTCTTATACGTTTGTGGCTTTTAGTATTTGGAGTCCTGGTGGGTTTTTTGCTAAAATGGGACTCATTGATTACTCTGGTGGTTATGTTATTCATTTGTCCTCTGGTGTTGCTGGCTTCACTGCTGCTTATTGG GTTGGGCCACGGTTGTCGAAGGACAGAGAAAGCTTCCCTCCCAACAACATTCTTCTCATGCTAGCCGGAGCAGGGCTGTTGTGGATGGGTTGGACTGGTTTTAACGGGGGAGACCCCTACGCCGCCAACATCGACGCCTCACTGGCTGTTCTTAACACCCACGTTTGCACCGCCACCAGCCTCCTCACTTGGCTCATCTTCGACATCATCTTCTTCAGAAAGCCCTCTGTCATTGGCGCTGTCCAGGGAATGATCACCGGCCTCGTTTGCATCACCCCCGCCGCAG GAGTTGTTCAAGGATGGGCAGCAATTATAATGGGAGTACTTTCAGGTTCAATCCCATGGTTCACAATGATGGTTGTTCACAAGAAATCCGCCATTCTTCAGAAGGTAGACGACACAATGGCCGTCCTCCACACCCACGCCATCGCCGGCAGCCTCGGTGGCATTTTAAGCGGCATCTTCGCCGAGCCACACCTCAACAACATCTTCTACGGAAACTACAACAAATACATCGGCCTTTTCTATGGCTTCAATACAAAACAAGTCAAACTCGGCTTCCGCCAACTTGGCGTCCAACTCCTCGGAATCATCTTCGTCACCCTCCTCAACATCATCGTTACTAGCCTTATCTGCGTCCTCCTCCAGTACATTGTCCCGCTCCGAATGTCGGAGGAGGACATGGCTATCGGAGACGAGGCCGCCCACGGTGAAGAGGCCTACGCCATTTGGGGCCAAGGTGAGAAGATGGATTCTTCTAAGTATGATATAGAGGCCCCAGTTTCCGCTAAACATAGGCATGCAGCTGGTCAGGTTGAAATGACTTGA
- the LOC101220188 gene encoding probable boron transporter 6 isoform X1, with amino-acid sequence MGAPFEGIVKDLKGRAACYKQDWICALCSGVRILAPTMYIFFASALPVIAFGEQLSRDTGGRLSTVETLASTALCGIIHSIFGGQPLLILGVAEPTVIMYIYLYSFCEGRPDLGGKLFIAWAGWVCIWSGVFLILLAIFNACNIITKFTRVAGELFGMLIAVLFFQEAIRGLISEFQIPKSEKPELLEYKFEWLYTNGLLAVIFSVGLLFTALKSRGARSWKYGTGWFRSFIADYGIPLMVVFWTALSYGVPGKVPDGVPRRLFCPLPWEPASLYHWTVVKDLGKVPVTYIFAAALPAVMIAGLYFFDHSVASQLAQQKEFNLQNPSAYHYDVFLLGIMTLICGLLGLPPSNGVLPQSPMHTKSLAVLKRQLFRKKMVKRAKECIKQKASNSEIYGKMHAVFIEMDAAPVPKDLETLTKAVMNADEGDQKGKFDAEKNIDPYLPVRVNEQRMSNLLQSFLVAASIFAIPVMKMIPTSVLWGYFAYMAIDSLPGNQFWERMLLLFITPSRRFKVLEGSHLSFVESVPFKIIASFTLLQFAYFLLCFGVTWIPVAGIMFPLPFFLLISIREHLLPKFFKHSHLQELDASEYEEIEGAGHRPMNLTAPEKEPPDTIAEESNEEYYDAEILDEMTTHRGELKLRTVSFKEERSFQVHPEDSLRM; translated from the exons ATGGGGGCTCCGTTCGAGGGAATTGTAAAGGATTTAAAAGGAAGGGCAGCGTGCTATAAACAGGATTGGATATGTGCACTATGTTCAGGCGTCAG GATTTTAGCTCCTACTATGTACATTTTCTTCGCCTCAGCTCTACCTGTTATTGCCTTCGGGGAGCAACTTAGTAGAGATACAG GTGGAAGATTGAGCACTGTGGAAACATTAGCCTCAACTGCGCTGTGTGGAATTATCCACTCAATCTTTGGGGGACAGCCTTTGCTGATTTTAGGTGTGGCAGAACCAACAGTTATAATGTACATTTACTTGTACAGTTTCTGCGAAGGCCGGCCAGATTTAGGAGGCAAGCTCTTTATAGCTTGGGCTGGATG GGTATGCATCTGGTCAGGAGTATTCCTGATTCTCCTTGCAATCTTTAATGCTTGCAACATCATTACCAAATTTACAAGAGTAGCGGGGGAATTATTTGGCATGCTTATTgctgttcttttctttcaagagGCAATAAGG GGACTGATCAGCGAATTCCAGATTCCCAAGTCAGAAAAGCCAGAGCTCTTGGAGTACAAATTTGAATGGTTGTATACAAATGGTTTGCTGGCAGTAATTTTTTCTGTCGGTCTACTCTTCACAGCATTGAAAAGCAGAGGTGCAAGATCATGGAAATATGGCACTG GCTGGTTCCGGAGTTTCATTGCAGATTATGGGATTCCACTTATGGTCGTGTTCTGGACCGCATTGTCATATGGAGTTCCCGGCAAAGTTCCAGATGGAGTTCCAAGGAGACTCTTTTGTCCATTACCATGGGAACCAGCCTCATTGTACCACTGGACTGTAGTGAAG GACCTGGGGAAGGTTCCAGTGACGTACATCTTTGCTGCTGCTCTGCCTGCCGTGATGATAGCAGGCCTATACTTTTTTGACCACAGTGTTGCATCACAACTGGCTCAACAGAAAGAGTTTAATCTTCAAAATCCATCTGCATATCACTATGATGTATTCTTGCTCGGGATTATG ACTTTGATTTGTGGATTGCTTGGATTGCCTCCTTCTAATGGCGTCCTCCCACAGTCCCCAATGCATACCAAGAGTCTCGCAGTGCTTAAACGGCAG TTGTTTcggaaaaaaatggtaaagagGGCAAAGGAatgtataaaacaaaaagcGAGCAACTCTGAAATTTATGGAAAGATGCATGCCGTGTTCATTGAAATGGACGCAGCTCCTGTT CCTAAAGATCTAGAAACCTTGACAAAGGCAGTAATGAATGCCGATGAAGGTGATCAAAAGGGAAAATTCGATGctgagaaaaatattgatcCTTACTTGCCTGTTCGTGTGAATGAGCAAAGAATGAGCAACTTGCTGCAGTCTTTCCTTGTTGCTGCATCAATATTCGCTATCCCTGTAATGAAAATGATACCCACATCAGTTCTTTGGGGATACTTTGCTTACATGGCCATTGATAGTCTCCCAGGAAATCAGTTCTGGGAAAGGATGTTGTTGCTCTTCATTACACCTAGTCGGCGTTTCAA AGTCTTGGAGGGGTCTCATCTATCTTTCGTTGAATCTGTGCCATTCAAGATCATTGCTTCCTTTACGCTCCTTCAGTTTGCATATTTCTTGTTGTGCTTTGGTGTAACATGGATACCTGTAGCTGGGATCATGTTCCCACTGCCATTTTTCCTCCTCATTAGCATAAGAGAGCATCTGCTTCCTAAGTTCTTCAAGCATAGCCATCTTCAAGAGTTAGATGCTTCAGAATATGAGGAGATTGAAGGTGCTGGACATCGCCCAATGAATCTCACAGCACCG GAAAAGGAGCCACCTGATACGATTGCTGAAGAGAGCAATGAAGAATACTATGATGCCGAGATATTAGATGAGATGACAACTCATAGAGGAGAATTAAAGCTTAGAACTGTAAgtttcaaagaagaaagatcgTTTCAG GTTCATCCTGAAGATTCCCTTCGAATGTGA
- the LOC101220188 gene encoding probable boron transporter 6 isoform X2, giving the protein MGAPFEGIVKDLKGRAACYKQDWICALCSGVRILAPTMYIFFASALPVIAFGEQLSRDTGGRLSTVETLASTALCGIIHSIFGGQPLLILGVAEPTVIMYIYLYSFCEGRPDLGGKLFIAWAGWVCIWSGVFLILLAIFNACNIITKFTRVAGELFGMLIAVLFFQEAIRGLISEFQIPKSEKPELLEYKFEWLYTNGLLAVIFSVGLLFTALKSRGARSWKYGTGWFRSFIADYGIPLMVVFWTALSYGVPGKVPDGVPRRLFCPLPWEPASLYHWTVVKDLGKVPVTYIFAAALPAVMIAGLYFFDHSVASQLAQQKEFNLQNPSAYHYDVFLLGIMTLICGLLGLPPSNGVLPQSPMHTKSLAVLKRQLFRKKMVKRAKECIKQKASNSEIYGKMHAVFIEMDAAPVPKDLETLTKAVMNADEGDQKGKFDAEKNIDPYLPVRVNEQRMSNLLQSFLVAASIFAIPVMKMIPTSVLWGYFAYMAIDSLPGNQFWERMLLLFITPSRRFKVLEGSHLSFVESVPFKIIASFTLLQFAYFLLCFGVTWIPVAGIMFPLPFFLLISIREHLLPKFFKHSHLQELDASEYEEIEGAGHRPMNLTAPEKEPPDTIAEESNEEYYDAEILDEMTTHRGELKLRTVHPEDSLRM; this is encoded by the exons ATGGGGGCTCCGTTCGAGGGAATTGTAAAGGATTTAAAAGGAAGGGCAGCGTGCTATAAACAGGATTGGATATGTGCACTATGTTCAGGCGTCAG GATTTTAGCTCCTACTATGTACATTTTCTTCGCCTCAGCTCTACCTGTTATTGCCTTCGGGGAGCAACTTAGTAGAGATACAG GTGGAAGATTGAGCACTGTGGAAACATTAGCCTCAACTGCGCTGTGTGGAATTATCCACTCAATCTTTGGGGGACAGCCTTTGCTGATTTTAGGTGTGGCAGAACCAACAGTTATAATGTACATTTACTTGTACAGTTTCTGCGAAGGCCGGCCAGATTTAGGAGGCAAGCTCTTTATAGCTTGGGCTGGATG GGTATGCATCTGGTCAGGAGTATTCCTGATTCTCCTTGCAATCTTTAATGCTTGCAACATCATTACCAAATTTACAAGAGTAGCGGGGGAATTATTTGGCATGCTTATTgctgttcttttctttcaagagGCAATAAGG GGACTGATCAGCGAATTCCAGATTCCCAAGTCAGAAAAGCCAGAGCTCTTGGAGTACAAATTTGAATGGTTGTATACAAATGGTTTGCTGGCAGTAATTTTTTCTGTCGGTCTACTCTTCACAGCATTGAAAAGCAGAGGTGCAAGATCATGGAAATATGGCACTG GCTGGTTCCGGAGTTTCATTGCAGATTATGGGATTCCACTTATGGTCGTGTTCTGGACCGCATTGTCATATGGAGTTCCCGGCAAAGTTCCAGATGGAGTTCCAAGGAGACTCTTTTGTCCATTACCATGGGAACCAGCCTCATTGTACCACTGGACTGTAGTGAAG GACCTGGGGAAGGTTCCAGTGACGTACATCTTTGCTGCTGCTCTGCCTGCCGTGATGATAGCAGGCCTATACTTTTTTGACCACAGTGTTGCATCACAACTGGCTCAACAGAAAGAGTTTAATCTTCAAAATCCATCTGCATATCACTATGATGTATTCTTGCTCGGGATTATG ACTTTGATTTGTGGATTGCTTGGATTGCCTCCTTCTAATGGCGTCCTCCCACAGTCCCCAATGCATACCAAGAGTCTCGCAGTGCTTAAACGGCAG TTGTTTcggaaaaaaatggtaaagagGGCAAAGGAatgtataaaacaaaaagcGAGCAACTCTGAAATTTATGGAAAGATGCATGCCGTGTTCATTGAAATGGACGCAGCTCCTGTT CCTAAAGATCTAGAAACCTTGACAAAGGCAGTAATGAATGCCGATGAAGGTGATCAAAAGGGAAAATTCGATGctgagaaaaatattgatcCTTACTTGCCTGTTCGTGTGAATGAGCAAAGAATGAGCAACTTGCTGCAGTCTTTCCTTGTTGCTGCATCAATATTCGCTATCCCTGTAATGAAAATGATACCCACATCAGTTCTTTGGGGATACTTTGCTTACATGGCCATTGATAGTCTCCCAGGAAATCAGTTCTGGGAAAGGATGTTGTTGCTCTTCATTACACCTAGTCGGCGTTTCAA AGTCTTGGAGGGGTCTCATCTATCTTTCGTTGAATCTGTGCCATTCAAGATCATTGCTTCCTTTACGCTCCTTCAGTTTGCATATTTCTTGTTGTGCTTTGGTGTAACATGGATACCTGTAGCTGGGATCATGTTCCCACTGCCATTTTTCCTCCTCATTAGCATAAGAGAGCATCTGCTTCCTAAGTTCTTCAAGCATAGCCATCTTCAAGAGTTAGATGCTTCAGAATATGAGGAGATTGAAGGTGCTGGACATCGCCCAATGAATCTCACAGCACCG GAAAAGGAGCCACCTGATACGATTGCTGAAGAGAGCAATGAAGAATACTATGATGCCGAGATATTAGATGAGATGACAACTCATAGAGGAGAATTAAAGCTTAGAACT GTTCATCCTGAAGATTCCCTTCGAATGTGA